One genomic segment of Panicum virgatum strain AP13 chromosome 2N, P.virgatum_v5, whole genome shotgun sequence includes these proteins:
- the LOC120660484 gene encoding uncharacterized protein LOC120660484 yields the protein MPMFKLPLALTDDTGSIEAIAFSSIAEDLVERNAYQASQNMKIHATDHAASLQTAVGKIRLFHIGMSTDMSSNFSIKYVIRKSFPIDKPPSTSLLSHNENTPASPILPLPATNDTSSVTSSAAKRTIDFDHSETHAPSTPDDAKRQKNNITIVDNP from the exons ATGCCTAT GTTCAAGCTTCCTCTTGCACTTACAGATGATACAGGAAGCATAGAAGCAATAGCTTTCTCTTCCATAGCTGAAGATTTAGTAGAGCGTAATGCATACCAAGCTTCTCAAAACATGAAGATACATGCAACAGACCATGCAGCGTCTTTACAAACAGCTGTTGGGAAAATAAGACTATTCCACATAGGAATGAGTACTGATATGTCATCAAACTTCTCCATTAAATATGTCATCCGGAAGAGTTTTCCAATCGACAAACCACCCTCAACATCACTTCTGTCACATAATGAG AATACACCTGCATCGCCTATATTACCTCTTCCAGCAACTAATGACACATCCAGCGTCACcag TTCTGCTGCGAAGAGAACTATAGACTTTGATCATAG CGAAACACATGCACCATCCACGCCAGATGATGCAAAACGTCAAAAAAATAAT ATAACGATAGTGGACAATCCATAA